In Amycolatopsis sp. EV170708-02-1, the following are encoded in one genomic region:
- a CDS encoding glycoside hydrolase family 28 protein, whose product MDGRFSRRRLIKGGLVVAASPLLAPTASAAPALPWPAAEAIVARTKRPVFPDRTFSVLDFGAKGDGKTDDTAAIRKAIETANARGGGHVVVPKGTFVTGAVYLKSNVDLHLAAGAVLAFGSDASKFPNVLTRYEGIECVNRSPMIYAYKESNIAVTGKGTLDAAGTASWNKGKDREYLESLVAEGIPPERRIVPGSGHALRSTFVEPYSCDTVLIEGITLKNPMFWQLHPTLCRNVTIDGVRTDASTARSNTDACDPESCDHVVIVNSHLGAHDDNIALKSGRDDDGRRIGVPCQNIVVAHCVMDGNWGAITCGSEQTGGIRNVYAYKLTVTGETKYGLYVKSNTLRGGFTENVNLAHVSGTFVRSVVYVLPDYNGQTGAHVPRFGPFTLSRSSGTKCGQAAFNVRGLPDSHVRGLRVSDCRFDGVANPANTLNHVDDLRFENTTINGEPV is encoded by the coding sequence ATGGACGGCAGATTCTCCCGGCGTCGGCTGATCAAGGGCGGTCTCGTGGTGGCCGCGAGCCCACTGCTCGCGCCCACCGCCTCGGCGGCCCCCGCCCTTCCCTGGCCCGCGGCGGAAGCCATCGTCGCGCGGACGAAGCGGCCGGTCTTCCCGGACCGGACCTTCTCGGTGCTCGACTTCGGCGCCAAGGGCGACGGGAAGACCGACGACACCGCCGCGATCAGGAAGGCGATCGAGACGGCCAACGCGCGCGGCGGTGGACATGTCGTCGTGCCGAAGGGCACCTTCGTCACCGGTGCGGTGTACCTCAAGAGCAACGTGGACCTGCACCTCGCGGCGGGCGCGGTGCTCGCTTTCGGTTCCGACGCCTCGAAGTTCCCGAACGTGCTCACCCGCTACGAGGGCATCGAGTGCGTGAACCGGTCGCCGATGATCTACGCGTACAAGGAATCCAACATCGCGGTGACCGGGAAGGGCACCCTCGACGCGGCCGGTACGGCGTCCTGGAACAAGGGCAAGGATCGCGAATACCTGGAATCGCTGGTGGCCGAGGGGATTCCGCCGGAGCGCCGGATCGTCCCCGGCTCCGGGCACGCCCTGCGTTCCACGTTCGTCGAGCCGTACTCGTGCGACACCGTGCTCATCGAAGGGATCACACTGAAGAACCCGATGTTCTGGCAGCTGCATCCCACGCTGTGCCGGAACGTCACGATCGACGGCGTCCGCACGGACGCGAGCACCGCGCGTTCCAACACCGACGCCTGCGATCCCGAGTCCTGCGACCACGTCGTGATCGTGAACTCCCACCTCGGCGCGCACGACGACAACATCGCGCTGAAATCGGGCCGGGACGACGACGGCCGCAGGATCGGCGTGCCGTGCCAGAACATCGTCGTCGCGCACTGTGTGATGGACGGGAACTGGGGCGCGATCACCTGCGGCAGCGAACAGACCGGCGGCATCCGGAACGTCTACGCGTACAAGCTCACCGTCACCGGCGAGACGAAGTACGGGCTGTACGTCAAGTCGAACACCTTGCGCGGCGGGTTCACCGAAAACGTCAACCTCGCTCATGTCTCCGGCACGTTCGTCCGCTCGGTCGTCTATGTCCTGCCGGACTACAACGGACAGACCGGCGCGCACGTCCCCCGGTTCGGGCCGTTCACCCTCAGCCGTTCCAGCGGTACGAAATGCGGGCAAGCGGCGTTCAACGTCCGGGGGTTGCCCGACTCACACGTTCGGGGGCTGCGGGTGAGCGATTGCCGCTTCGACGGCGTCGCGAACCCGGCGAACACCCTGAACCACGTCGACGACCTGCGGTTCGAGAACACGACGATCAACGGGGAACCGGTCTGA